A window of Bacteroidota bacterium genomic DNA:
TGTGGCTGAGGTTGGCAGGCAGCCCTGGGCAATTCAGGATTTACTTCCAACAGCCGTGTCAACAACTAATATCGGAAGCACTTCGGTTATGATTACATTCTTTCTGTTTGCTGCTCTGTTTACAGCATTACTTATAGCCGAAATAAAAATCATGTTAACTGCAATCAAATCAGGACCGAAAGGAGGCGACAATGTTTGAAAACTGCACATATTTATTCCTTCAGCAATACTGGTGGATTATTGCTTCGCTGTTAGGCGCACTGCTGGTATTCCTTATGTTTGTTCAAGGCGGACAAACCCTCATTGGCATTGCACGCAATGAGGAAGAAAAAACAATGATCCTGAACGCCGTCGGGCGCAAATGGGAATTTACATTCACCACACTTGTTACATTTGGTGGGGCTATGTTCGCGGCATTTCCAAAATTCTATTCAACCAGTTTCGGTGGCGCCTACTGGGCATGGATGGCTATACTGTTCTGCTTTACAATTCAGGCAGTATCCTTTGAATTCAGACGGAAGAAAGGAAATTTTCTCGGCCCACGCACCTACGAAACCTTCCTCTATATTAATGGAAGTCTCGGCGTTTTCCTTATTGGCGCAGCCGTGGGTACTTTTTTCACGGGCTCTGATTTTAGTTTGAACGATGCTAACAGCGTAATCTGGAACAGCCCGTTCCGCGGGGTGGAAGCTGTTTTTAATGTTCAAAATGTGCTGCTCGGATTTACTGTGTTTTTTCTATCGCGTATTCTGGGTGCACTTTATATTATGAACAGTATCGACGATGAAGGTCTATTTATGGGCGCCCGTAAACAGGTTATGATAAATACTTTATTCTTCCTGCCCGTATTTCTTACGTTTGTTGGTATGCTTCTATGGCGCGATGGTTTTGCATATGATTCGCAAACTCAGGTTGTGAGCCTCGTTGCAAATAAATATCTGATGAATTTAATCGAGATGCCCATTGTGCTTGTGATATTTCTGCTGGGTGTTGTGGCTGTTCTGGTGGGAATTATTATGGCATGGTTCAAAAAAAGTACCAAAGGCATATGGTTCTCCGGATTGGGTACGGTACTCACCGTTTTTGCTCTGTTGCTTATTGCCGGGCTGAATCACACTTCCTTCTATCCTTCGACAGGCAATCTGCAGAGTTCACTTACCATACTGAACAGCTCATCCAGTCAGTACACACTTACGGTGATGTCTTATGTTTCGCTGCTGGTGCCATTTGTGCTCGCCTATATTTTCTTTGCATGGAGGGCTATCGACCGCAAAAAGATTGACAAAGCCGAAATGAAGGACAATGATCATGTATATTAGTATCTATTATAAAAATTAAAGAATAAGCGTATGTACGGAACCGCATTATCATCTATTTTATGGTACATCTCCTGGCCTGTTTTCATCCTTGTTTGCACTTGGATAATCAGCCAGGCAGTTAAGAATTTCGAAAAGAATTTCGATTCACAAAAGTAGAAATATCAGTAAATTGTTTTTATGTCTAAGATTGTTTCAATGTCTGAAGCTGCCTCCATCGCGGTTCACGCAATGGTGCTTATAGCTCGCTCAGAAAAAAATATAAATGTGAATTTGCTCGCTGAAAAAACCGGTGCATCAAAAAATCATATTGCAAAAGTGATGCAGCGCCTGGTGAAGCAGAATCTGATTAAATCAACACGGGGACCAACCGGCGGCTTTGTGCTGGGACGATCTGCCGGTAAAATCAATTTGCTTGAAATATATGAATCTATTGAAGGGCAGATACAGGTTGAAGGCTGTCCGATGGAAAAACAGGTGTGCCCATTCGACAAGTGTCTGATGGGAGGCATTGCCAATAAGCTCTCACTGGAATTCAAGAATCACCTGAAAAAGCAGACCTTAAATTCCTATATGGATTCATAGTACAAGAACAATAAAATTAAAAGCCCGTCAGCAAACTGCGCCGACGGGCTTTTTTGTGTATCGCACTCACACTAAATAGTGAATCGAATCATCCCTTTTTATAACGTCGGATTGAGGTTATACAGGGTTTGATTCTGCCCCGTCTTCTTTTTTCTTCACATATTCGTTGAATGATTGCTCACCTTCTTCTTTCCAGTAATTGCCGTAATGGCGCCATTTTTTCCATTCTTCGCGTTTGTCGCCGCAGTTACCCTGACGGTGATAATGCTGAAAATGATTATGGGGTTTTTTATGCCATGGCGGGCTCAGTCGGCCGAACAGCAGCCGTCCTAAAACTACCAGCCCGAAAGCCTGCCAGAAGGTGATGAGTCCCAGTCCGAATATGGCAGGCATCAGCCAGTTCCATAACAGCATTACAAAATATCCGAAAATAAAGCCAAAAATGGCTACGCCCACTGTACCCAGTATTCCGAATCCTATAAATTTAAGAACGGTAAGAAAAGGGTGTCTTTTTTTGCATCCGCAATTTGATTCCATGTGTTAATCTCCTTTTAGGTTAATCAGTTTATGTTTTTAGTATTTTATGTAATTTCTGAAGCGCCCGGTATTTCCTCGATAGAAGTGTTCCCTGCGAAATGCCCCAGGCCTCCGACAACTCGGCGAAGGTGCGTCCGTTGAAGCTGTTTTCTATAATGAGCTCCTGTTCTTCGGATGAAAGCATTGAAAGTGCTTTGTACAAATCAACAGGCGGCAAATCGTCCATGCCGTCTATGATGGCTTCCAATGGCGCGTCATCAGGCACAAACACAAAACGGTCGTTGCCGTGTTCATCAGTAAAATCACCAACAGGAATTTCATTTTTCTTCTTCCTGCGCCTGTCGGTAATGCGGTTACGAATGGCACTGTAAATATAAGCAGCCAGATTACTTATCGCCGAGTCCGGATCCTGACGTGCGAACATGCTCTCTGCAACATCCTGTAATATATCTTCAGCATCTGCTTCATAAGCCGAACCCCCCATT
This region includes:
- the cydB gene encoding cytochrome d ubiquinol oxidase subunit II, whose protein sequence is MFENCTYLFLQQYWWIIASLLGALLVFLMFVQGGQTLIGIARNEEEKTMILNAVGRKWEFTFTTLVTFGGAMFAAFPKFYSTSFGGAYWAWMAILFCFTIQAVSFEFRRKKGNFLGPRTYETFLYINGSLGVFLIGAAVGTFFTGSDFSLNDANSVIWNSPFRGVEAVFNVQNVLLGFTVFFLSRILGALYIMNSIDDEGLFMGARKQVMINTLFFLPVFLTFVGMLLWRDGFAYDSQTQVVSLVANKYLMNLIEMPIVLVIFLLGVVAVLVGIIMAWFKKSTKGIWFSGLGTVLTVFALLLIAGLNHTSFYPSTGNLQSSLTILNSSSSQYTLTVMSYVSLLVPFVLAYIFFAWRAIDRKKIDKAEMKDNDHVY
- a CDS encoding Rrf2 family transcriptional regulator; the protein is MSKIVSMSEAASIAVHAMVLIARSEKNINVNLLAEKTGASKNHIAKVMQRLVKQNLIKSTRGPTGGFVLGRSAGKINLLEIYESIEGQIQVEGCPMEKQVCPFDKCLMGGIANKLSLEFKNHLKKQTLNSYMDS
- a CDS encoding sigma-70 family RNA polymerase sigma factor, which gives rise to MKHDIPRQRSLKSFFEWNYLKLKNYARMQMGGSAYEADAEDILQDVAESMFARQDPDSAISNLAAYIYSAIRNRITDRRRKKKNEIPVGDFTDEHGNDRFVFVPDDAPLEAIIDGMDDLPPVDLYKALSMLSSEEQELIIENSFNGRTFAELSEAWGISQGTLLSRKYRALQKLHKILKT